Proteins from one Salvelinus sp. IW2-2015 unplaced genomic scaffold, ASM291031v2 Un_scaffold2438, whole genome shotgun sequence genomic window:
- the LOC112073962 gene encoding solute carrier family 35 member G2-like encodes MESTHLLDGSKKRVKIHPHTVTAKYAPHTPHTHTHFPQPGDEGYDDAPSFEDLGSFLEETSDKKQLTGTRKWTGKAGALFGGKEKNKDTPPRPPMGGGEGGVEGGGKGAGGGVGEQLASFREASVSASRLTWASVVLAGLAHGCVCVLTRLAASXFNLPPLTLLLVRSILQXLYGTVPMKRAETAFGSKGYRRKLLLYGLTHSFSLCCAYSSLSFVSLGDDEAVLTTWRLATTVLSATLALLLLDERLGLVDLVTVATGVLGLGLALVPNPTGLDENNNGTGSGIPNGIIPNGATPAQQSAQFWREAFGWSLXVLAGLWMSXALVMYRSLKERVSVGTALFTVSWTGCLSTAVSMLLLQQGPVWPASLQAWCXVLGVAVCSAGGFVGVTHGLTRLHPALVSATQGLEVPVAMMLEIAVVPLVPSVCEVIGGVVVVASVGWLVTVKLLPSRGSGRKQREEYEEILDSPIK; translated from the coding sequence ATGGAATCCACTCACCTCCTGGACGGCTCCAAGAAACGGGTGAAGATCCACCCTCACACRGTCACCGCCAAGTAcgccccacacacaccccacacacacacacacttcccccagCCCGGAGACGAGGGCTACGATGACGCTCCCTCCTTCGAGGACTTRGGCTCCTTCCTGGAGGAGACCTCGGACAAGAAACAGCTGACAGGAACCAGGAAGTGGACAGGAAAGGCCGGCGCTTTGtttggagggaaggagaaaaacaAAGACACACCCCCTAGACCTCCCATGGGGGGAGGcgaggggggggtggagggaggagggaagggtgcAGGAGGGGGAGTAGGGGAGCAGCTAGCGAGTTTCAGRGAGGCGTCTGTCTCTGCGTCTCGGCTSACGTGGGCCAGTGTGGTCTTGGCGGGGCTGGCtcacggctgtgtgtgtgttctgacgcGCCTGGCCGCCTCACYCTTTAACCTCCCACCCTTAACTCTCCTCTTGGTACGATCCATCCTCCAGRTGCTCTATGGGACTGTACCAATGAAACGGGCGGAGACGGCCTTTGGCTCAAAGGGCTATCGGCGGAAGCTGCTCCTGTACGGTCTGActcactccttctccctctgctGCGCTTACTCGTCCTTATCCTTCGTCTCCCTCGGGGACGACGAGGCCGTGTTGACAACCTGGCGCCTGGCGACCACCGTCCTGTCYGCCACTCTGGCGTTGTTGCTCCTGGACGAGCGGCTGGGATTGGTGGACCTGGTCACCGTAGCGACAGGCGTGTTAGGACTGGGTCTGGCGCTAGTTCCTAACCCAACAGGGCTGGATGAGAACAACAACGGGACCGGGTCAGGGATACCCAATGGGATTATTCCCAATGGTGCGACTCCGGCACAACAGTCGGCCCAGTTCTGGCGGGAAGCGTTTGGTTGGTCCCTGWCTGTTCTCGCAGGACTATGGATGTCTRTGGCTCTAGTAATGTACCGCTCTCTGAAGGAACGGGTCAGTGTCGGCACCGCTCTGTTCACTGTCAGTTGGACCGGCTGTCTGAGCACCGCAGTCTCCATGCTTCTCCTCCAACAGGGGCCAGTGTGGCCGGCCAGTCTCCAGGCTTGGTGCYTCGTCCTGGGGGTAGCTGTGTGCTCTGCTGGGGGGTTCGTGGGGGTGACCCATGGCCTCACCCGACTTCACCCAGCTTTGGTGTCGGCTACACAGGGTCTGGAAGTACCGGTCGCTATGATGCTGGAGATCGCTGTTGTCCCATTGGTTCCCTCAGTGTGTGAGGTCATagggggtgtggtggtggtggcgagCGTGGGTTGGCTTGTTACAGTGAAGCTCCTCCCCTCTCGAGGAAGtgggaggaaacagagagaagagtacGAAGAGATCCTGGACTCGCcaattaaataa
- the LOC112073964 gene encoding pentraxin-related protein PTX3, producing MLVNRVWHVVCVLCCVCVSVCVNTEEYEVNYTDNYENEITQDQQDGDSPVTTCQATELSRWNKLFVALENSHQRXMMLMEALEQRCGAPGVCQQCLPAIEAVCRGQAEQASSRLHRGLVELKEEVTEREGRMNSSLQQIRQEGAESYGRMMAVLHHLLQNSKEQNHRLHRLEESKLRGEVTEGAGSIGAGHREAEPIRTGHKENGFRGGA from the exons ATGTTGGTGAACAGGGTCTGGCATGTGGTGTGTgtactctgctgtgtgtgtgtgtcggtgtgtgtgaacACAGAGGAATATGAAGTGAACTACACAGACAACTACGAAAACGAGATTACACAGGACCAACAGGACG gggACTCCCCTGTGACTACCTGCCAGGCTACAGAGCTCTCTCGCTGGAACAAACTCTTCGTGGCTCTGGAGAACTCCCACCAGAGGGAMATGATGCTGATGGAAGCCCTGGAGCAACGCTGTGGAGCCCCGGGAGTCTGCCAGCAGTGCCTGCCCGCCATCGAGGCAGTTTGCCGGGGGCAGGCAGAGCAGGCGAGCTCCAGGCTCCATCGAGGCCTAGTGGAGCTGAAGGAGGAGGTAACAGAACGAGAGGGGAGGATGAATTCTTCACTACAGCAGATCAGACAGGAGGGAGCAGAAAGTTATGGGAGGATGATGGCTGTGTTACATCATCTCCTTCAGAACAGCAAAGAGCAGAACCATAGACTACATCGATTGGAGGAGAGTAAGCTGAGAGGGGAGGTAACAGAAGGGGCTGGATCTATAGGAGCCGGGCATAGAGAAGCAGAGCCAATCAGGACAGGGCATAAAGAGAATGGGTTTAGGGGAGGGGCTTAG